AGACCCTCTCACCCTTACAGGTGAGAGGAATAGAGGTGACCGTGATTGGTGATTCAAGCATCCCTCTGGCTgccaagagagaaaacagagagaccTCCTAAAGACACCCTCACAACAGtccagggaggagacaggagtgGTCTGAGATCTAATGGAGGCTGTGGTAGTGAGACGTGGACAGAGATTCAGGAAAGCTTTAGGATGCGAAGATGTGCAGTGGATGGGTGActctgagggggagggagaaggatgcCAATCCCCAGATCTCTGGCTCTGGGGTGGAAGGACGGATAGCAGCTGGCCTGAGACTGCGAAGGCGAAGGCGTAGTGAGAATGTCATGGGCTGGGTCTTGGTCACACTCAACTCCCGACGACCTGGAGACACGTGTGTGTTGTGTAGGGGCTGGGGCTCCAAGGTGTACTTCTGGGAGTCCTCTTGGGATGAAATGGGCCAGCGGTGCCGAATCCAGGGCTGGGCAGTCAACAAagaggcctgggaggctgggttGGCCAAGGATGGGATGGTTggcaaagggagaaagagagtggGAGTGGGGCGGGGAGCTGACGGCTGGGTCAAAGCCTCAGGACAAGAAAGAGGTCTCGCTGTTTGGACGCCTAGGTTCTTGGATCCCCGACGCGCTCATGGGCTGGAAGCTAGGCCGGAGACAGCGAGTGTAGACAACCTTCTGGGCAAGGAGAGATGGATAGGAGCTCCGACGGGGTGTTCAGTGGCCTCAATAATTAGGTCTCTACCCGCCAggacaggggtgaggggagagtgCAGGGGTCTGGTGaagccccagcccagcactgCTACCAGGCGGGCCTACGCAAGCCGGGCAGCCGGGGTccgaggggagaagggaagaagaggaggaggaaggcagacggaggaagggaagaaaaagagaaaagggcaggaggggaaaacaggggaggaaggaggacggggcaggaaaggaggaggggcggggcggcgggggcggagcGGCGGGGGGATGCGCCCCCGCGCCGAGCTAATctggcccctctctccttccGCACAGTCGGGGCTTCCGCTTCCCTCCCGGGCTCTGGGGTGAGAGGAGCGAGGCTGAGCCTCGGCCCGGGTCGCCACCGCCATGTGGCCCCCAAACCCGGAGCCGGCCCCGGACCCCGAGCCCGCCCGCCACTCAGAGCCCCGCGCGGCCCTCCCCGGGCTCCTCGCCCTCCTGCCGGCGCGCGCCTTCCTCTGCTCGCTCAAAGGCCGCCTCCTGCTGGCGGAGACGGTGAGTGCggcgcccccagccccctcccggCCCGCCCCCTGCGGCATCGAGCCCCCCACGGCCGCCCCGGCTAGCAGCCGCCTGGCGTGGGGCTGGCGGCGGACGCCGCCGTCTGCACGGCCAGGTCCCGGCGCCCCGGCCGGCCGGTCCCCCTCGGGGCCCCGCGAAGTTGAGCAGAGTTAGGCGAACTTCACCCATTTGGGACGGGCTCGCGGAAGCTCAGCCGCTGGTttgcggcggggcggggcccgaACCCAGGCCTTCGTGCTTTAACCCGAATTTGGGGGGCCTCAggcaaggctggggagggggccggcCGACGCGGAGCTGGAAGCCCCGGGAGCTCCGCCCCgcgctgtgtgacctcgggcatcTCCGCCCTCTCTGGGCCGCTGGGATGGGCTGCTTCCCTACATCTGCGAGCCTCCATTGCGGGCGCCCGGCTCTCAAACCCTCCCACCAACGCCCCAGCCGGACCCGGGAGGAATCGGTCCTTCGCGACCCTCGGGTCGCAGGCCAGGGTCGGCTCTTGGCGCCCTTGCCCGCTTTCTTGGACGCAGGGACGACCGACCGGGCCTCGAGCTGCCGGGCGGAAGCCGGAGGGGAGTGCTGCCAGTTGGGAGGGGGGACCCCCGGGATTGGGTGAGGCCGGGGCGGCTCTAGTGGGGCGCGTTGGGAGCCCACCCCTACCCAGGGCTGcagaggggcgggggcaggagccCAGCAGGGTGACTtcatccccctcctcccctccctctctagGATCCAGCCTTCCCGCCCCCGCTgagctccttcctccttcccgcAAGCCCCACCGTGGCCCGTCAGGTCTTTGTCCTCTGGACACTCAGAACTCCCGCACTGTCCCTGTCCGCGTGTAGGGTGGTGGGTTGGTGCTGGGCCTtcatggagggaaggagaggaagagaccagGCGGAGGAAAGGCGGAAAGAGGGAGGAGCATTTGTTGCTTAGATCCCCAGCAAATTGACAATCCCTGTCCTTCCCACTTTGCAGAcaagaaagctgaggcccagccTCTAGGGGATTTGACATGGGTCAGTTTAGGGCCAAGTGACAGCACGGACGTGGAATCAGAGGAAAGAGAATTCTGCTCCTGACCTCTCCTTTGTATCACCCAGGGCAGATGGCAGGAGGTGGTCCTACCACCTCCTCTGCCCGTGAGGTCAGCCCAGCACCTGCCCAGCACCTGCCCAGCACCTGCCCAACTCCCAGATGAGACATCAGGGCCCAGGACTCACAGCTCACAGTCCAGGGAGTCGCCTCCTGTTGGCCACTGGGTCGCACCCTGGAGATTGATGGGAGCCACTTCTGCGGAGAAGCCTTGAATTCACCCTCCACTGAGGGGACCCCAGCCATACCATGCTCAGGCCCACCTCATGGGTGGAGGGGGTGCTGGCCAGAGCACTGAGGAGGCCTTTGGTGTAGTTGGTTATCAGGAATCTAGTCTAGGAGGAtgaagaggggaggaaagaagggtgaggggtgggcactGAAGACGCAAGGGGATTCACCCTAGGTTactcctgcctctctctggtcACCTCTGGCTGCCCCCAGGACCAAGCAAATGTTGAGGCTGACATAggcaggaagggggaggaagtCACCACCAAAAATCAGGGAAGCAGAATCTAGAGGGGGATCCTCCAAATCAGGCTTTAGGGTaggggacaggaagaggaggGACACAGAACAACCTTTGACAGAGGAAGTACAGGATAGAGCCCTACCAGGGTCCGGTGGCCTTGCCTTCATCAGAGGTTCTGGCAGCCTCTCAGCccatctctgtgccttagtttcccaCCTGTTCAGGTTGGGCTCAGCTACCTCCACAGCCATGATCAGGACAGATGTGGGTGCCGTGGATACACGGTGGGATCTCTACAGCTCATGTCTGAAACCATTGCACTGCTTCCTGTGGGGCATTTGGGCATCATCCCTACGGGGCCCCAGGACCCCACTAAGAGCTACTCAGCCATGGATGTGCTCAAACCCAGCCACAGTAACCAAAACCAGAACAGATAAAGACCAGCATACCCATGGCAGGGTTGCTTCAGAACTCCAGTTTTGGGGTCAGCCAGACCTGAGTCCAAATTCTGATGCCCCTTTTTAGCTGCATGacactgagcaagtcacttcatcCCTCTGAACCTCAttcttctcatctgcaaagtgagctGTGAACAGCACCTGGTGCATGGGTGGTAGTGAAGATCAGAGGAGGTCCCACAAGCCTCAGTGGGCACTGGCCCAGTGAACAGCCCCATCACATGGTCTGCAGAACTAACTGGGGGCCTCAGCATCCTCCAGCATCAGTTGCCACCCATAGTGTGTGGACAGGGCTGCAGAAAACACTTTGATTCTTAATCAGTTCCTCATTACACCTCACCCCACTTTTCACAAAGGCAGGACGAATGATGCAGCAGGGCATGAAGTGTCAGTGTCAACACCCCCTCTCCTGGatggttttttcttattataaaaatttgcaaatatatttaaaaagccaaGAGTTAGACTATAAACACCCATATACCCACCATCTAGATTGTACAATTGTTAACACGTTGCTATATTTGCTTTTAATGTATCTTATCAATCCACTTTATTCTTTGATGTGTTAAAGTAAATTGCAGACATTGATACGTTTCAACTCTGAACACTTCATCATgcatattattaactaaagtgcaagatttgtgtattattttccaAGTAAATTTTTCATTCAGTGAAAAGCACAAATCTTGGGTGTTGGGTTTAACTTTCTGAAACTGTCTCCTGCTTAGTGGATTGCCTTTGAGACTGCTTAGGTTTGATTTTCCCCTGTTGGGCACCATCTGAGTGGGGTCGATTCCGCCTTAGAGCCtgctgggatggaggtggggcagCCCCAAGAGGTGGCCTCCTGGGGTAGGGTGGACACACATGGGAGGCTCTGGGGCTTCCTGATTGGATCCTGGCAGGGAGCTAGCCTGAGGTCAGGATGCGGAGCCATGCCCAGAAGTACTGGGGGCAGCATGGGTGTGGGCTGATGGGGTTCTAATCCTGCAGCTGCAGGACGGTGGGCAGGTAACTACGCTGGCTGGAGCCACCTCTATTCCTGACTGCAGGGCCTGGCTTGGAGGAGCACTGGGCGAGGGGCTGTACACAGGCTCTGACTTCTCTCTCCCCTACCTTCCAGGGTCTCTCGTTCATCACCTTCATCTGCTATGTGGCATCCTCAGCATCTGCCTTCCTCATGGCGCCCCTGCTGGAGTTCCTGCTGGCCCTCTACTTCCTCTTTGCTGATGCCATGCAGCTGAATGACAAGTGGCAGGGCTTGTTCTGGCCCATGATGGTgagggctggggccccaggaggaGAGGGTTGGCTGGCCATCAGAGTCATACATTTtggtcctctctctttcttcagtgCTCTAGAGGGTCCACTTGAAGTTGGTTGGAGCCTTGTGGGTAGACAGGGTCTCAGATAATCCAGACCCCACCACGCAGCAGCTCTGACCCAGAGCATGTGGTTGCTCCAGTGCCCCTCTGTAAGGCTGTGAACCCCAGACGGCATCCTCAGCCCTGGCCATCAGGTGGCACTGGTGCTCCCAACTGGAGCTGTCAGAATGAGCCTCAGCTGCAGGAATTCAAGCCATTTCCACATGGGCAGGGCAGGTTAACTGAGGACTTGCAGGTCTTCCAGACCTCAGCCATCTGGCAACTTGTTTATCGCCCAGATACCCGCTCCAGATTTTGCTGAATGAAACGAGTCAGAGAGAAGGGACAGCAAAGGCTGCACTTGAACCCTGGTCTCTTGACTTCACATCCAGTATTATTCCTGATGGGCTGCACCCCCATCCCCATTTTAGGGACGGGTAGGCAGAAACCATGATACATAAGTAGATCTGCCACAGGTATGTGGCAAAGCAAGGCCCAGGGCCTGATCCCCCCATTGGAGAACCAGAGGAAGCAGGTGACAAGGTTTCCAACTTCCTGCCCGTCAAATGGGGAAGTCTGCATCCCAGCGAAGCCACAGGGAGCTGTGGCCTGGTTCATACCCTGCTGTCTAGTTGGCAGAGGACGGCAGCCTGCACGAGGCacctgggcagaggcaggagcagaggtTCAGGAGGACCAGGGAGTGCAGGTGGGGCCAGGACAGGGTGGGAGCCCTATGGATGCTGGACCGGAAGGCCGGGTGTGTGTCCCTCTGAAGGTGAAATCCCAGCCCTGTTCTTGCCACACAGTGCCCTTCTGAGCCCCTTTCCTGCCTTAGCTCCCAGCGGCCCCCTCCCCATGCTGTGCCCCAGTCCAGGGAGCTCAGGTCCCTGTGGCCATGCCCTTTTCCCCAGGACTTCCTACGCTGTGTCACAGCGGCCCTCATCTACTTCGCCATCTCCATCACAGCTGTCGCCAAATACTCGGATGGGGCTTCCAAAGCAGCTGGGGTGAGTAGCCACCTTACCCACTGGGAGGGGGGTGCCCAGTGCTGCCCCCTCAAGCTCACCCCACTCCTCAGTGGGTGCCCCTCTTAGCGCCTGGGGCACATTCTGCCTCTGCTGGGTCCCTTGGGCTTTCACATGGGTCTCAGTGACTCTAAAGTCCTCTGATTTACTCTGCCCAGAGTTTGGAAAGGCTGTTTGCCAAACCAAGTTAACAGCTCACTTTCCTACCTGTTATTAATGGAAGTGATCTGTGCACGTCCATCTAAGCTGTCTCTCCAAGCAGAGGAAAACAGGCTGCAAGGCTGGGGCGGCGGCTTCTCGGGCTGGCCCTCCCCATTCCCAGGCACCCAGCTCCGGACGACACATCCCATCCACCCGTCCCTTGTATCCCACAGGTGTTTGGCTTCTTTGCCACCATTGTGTTTGCAATTGACTTCTACCTGATCTTTAATGACATGGCCAAATTCCTCAAACAAGGAGACTCCGCAGACGAGACCACAGCTGACAAGGCAGAAGGTAGGTGGCCACCCTGTGATCACCTGGGACTACTGCTGCAGGGGCCCTGCTCTCCCCTGGGGACACTTGGCTAGTTTGAGGCTGGAGCAACAGCCTATCCTCTCACCCCACAGGCAGGAAGTGTTTTCACAGCCTGGTTCTCATATCCCTTCATGCGGCACTGAGCATGAAACCAGCCCCCTCCAGGGAGCACAGGGTTCCCCGGGGCCTCAGCCTTTCCAGGAAGGGCAAGCTGAGGGcacccccaggacctcctcctcATGAAACCCCTTGCGAGCCCCTAGGGCGGCCAGTCACTACCCTTCAACTCCCTGAGTGCCATCCACTGGGCTGCAGAGTGGCCACCTGCCCTAAAGCAGCCCCCTCGCCCCAGTCTCACCTGCCCCTGGCCTAAGGGCCAGTGAACCAAGCTCTCAATCTTATCCACAGCACCCAGGCAAAGCCAGGCAAGCTCAggcttgttctgtttttttataaCTAAGTAAAGTGCCATAGACATTCTGGCCCCTCAAGCCATCCTTCAGCTCAGAGTGGCTGCTGGCCAtgtaacctgattaaaaaataacactGCAAGTTGGATGGCTGGTTTTTCCATTAGTGACAACATAGCCATACCAATGTGTCATGTCCTCAGGGTGCATGTCCCCAGCACAGGGCGAGGCACAAGGTGGGGGCGGCCCTGCAGGTGTGTGTCAGGAGGGACCACAGCTGGTTTGGAGCTTGTGATTCCCCTCAGGCCATCCTCAGCCACAGCCCTGGGCTCTCCTGCCCAGAAGGGCAGGCACAGCCTCCAGTGGAGGCTCCAACACAGAAATGCCAGGAAGCCCCGGAGCTGCCCTGGGAATGGAGGGCCCAGCTCCATGGCTCTGTAGCCTAGAGTCCATTTACCTGCCTCACCCCCTCCATACCCACAGGTAGACTTTAAATGGAGAGGCAGATGTCAGCTCCCTGCAGCTGAGTAAATCCGATGTTTGGCTCAGCACCAAACTCACCCCAGCTTGGTGTCCCCTGATTCCACCTGGCCCTTGTGTCAACATCTGCTGACCGAAACACCTGCTAAGGCTGCCACGTGCTGGGCCCTAGGGATGTACAGATGGCCAGGCCAACTACCTACCCTCAAGGAGTTCAGCCCAGACAGGAGTTAGACCCAGAGACAGAGTAGTGATGTACACATGGGGCACGTACTAgggcaggaggagcctggggtAGATGTCAACTGTAACAGCAAAATGGGAGCTAACAGAGGTAGGGATGAAGCAGCTGAGGGAACACCCACCCCACGTGCCAGCCAGGAGGCTGGGTTTTGATGGATGTTTAGGAGTGTTCAGGCAGAAGAAATGAGGCCGGTggaagggaaacaaaaaagtataaagagCAGGTGCTCCCGTCCAGGTGAAATGCTTCTCTGGAACAGGACCAGCAGTGACACGTGGCTGGACAGGAAGACAAGGGGGGAGTGGCTTTCGGAGAACTGACATCGCCCCATTGAGCACGTGCTGTCCCCAGGCAGGTGACACTGAAACACCTGGGGCAAAGGAgactgaaactttttttaaaagggctAAAAAATAGCTTCCTGATTTTGCAGTATATTTTAGTTTCTTGGACAATAGCTAGTCCCACCTGGATCTGAATTGTGGGGTAGGGTTGGGGGCAGATGTCAACCCTAATACCCCAGGTGAGAAAGGCCCAGGGAGACGGGAGGGCCGGGAGTCTCAAAAGAAGGGGCATCTgggctccccacctccactggGCTACACCCTGGAGGTGAGAATGGCTGCCTGTGAAGGACCCAGGCCCAAGGCAGTTCTCAAAGCACCTCCCCAGAGACGGCTCCCAGGCACCACTGGCCCCAAAACTCCTGCCAAACATCCCCTTTGCTTTCCTTTCAGAAGAGAATTCTGATTCTGACTCTGACTAAAGGGCTGACCTGCCCTGGCAGCTTGAGCCACGCGGGCCTCCGCTCCTGCACCTTCTGACCGGGCTGGCCGGAGCATGGCCAGGGGACCGTGTGTGTTGGCAGGGAGCCTGTGACTTCTCAAGCAGCAGCAGGAGTTGCTGACAGAGCGGCCTCCTCACAGCCCGAACGTGGCATTCCTGAGCCCAGTATACAAGATGGCACCCCTTGGCTTAGCACTGTTCAATCTCCCTGCTCATGACAGCATTGTGAATATTTTGCCACTTCTCATTTCTGTCCCACAAACCTAAAGTCCTTTAACCTCTCCACCaaaaacaagcacaaagggaCAAAGCAGATGGAGCCTTGTTACCACGTCATTGGAAGCGTTTCATGCTGGGGGGCACGGGTGGTGGTGCACAAAGAAGGCAGAAACCAGCTCAGGGTCAGCCCGCCAGGCCCCAGTGGTTTCTGTCTGCATTTGGTGCCCCTGCTCATGCCACTCTGTCGAGAATGATACCACCAAGATTCTGTTGTTCAAGGAGCACCAGTTCCCTCTTCATTCTTGAAGCAGGGAGACAACTGACCTTTGCCCTATGACCTAGGAGAGGGTGGGTCCCAATGCCCATAACTGACACCTCACATCCTTGGAGACCAAATCTTCTTTAGGTGATGTGACTGTTCTGGGTCTAAGACTATTTCAAAGTAAAGCTTGTAGACTAACTTACCATGTCCAAAAGATCCAGGGCTTCAAACAACAAAGTAGCAGTGACAGCCCCAGGGGCAGCTGGGCAGGCCCAGCAAAACCCGCTCTTTCCCTGGGTCCCTGAGGGCTGTCAGCAGGCGAGGGGCCCTCGGGCCTTCAGGACACTGTGCTTGTAGACACCAGAGCAGGTGTCTGACTCTCACGAGAGGTGAAATGTGCCTTCTGTGTTCACCTAATGACCTTATGCTGTGCATGTATCTTCAATGTCATTTtgcaaatttatatataattctcTTTTTACACAAAAGCAGCTTCTTAGATGGCATTTCCTGTGACCCTAGAGGCCTCATGAATGAGCCAAGTTCTGGACCTATCTTTTGGGCATTTGTAACCTTTGTTCTCTTGCATGTGAATCTCCTACCTTGAAAAAAGCCATGATGGATTAAACCAAACTGACTTCCTGcttggagtgtgtgtgtttaggaaaaaaaaaaccttacacaCCCAGAGCGACGCTGTCAGGTATCGTGCTTTGGCCCAGACCAGGTCCCACGCGCCATGTGAATCCTGGCAACTCCAAGTTCTGGCAACAAGACACGCGCATTtgctcccaggccaggcccccacTAGGCATTTTCGTGCTCTCTACTCCTCACACGATCCTGTTTACCAGTCCAGGAGACTGCCAGAAGGTTTGGGGACTTGCCTAGGTCCCCCCCATGAGGCACAGGGTCTCACACACATAACATCCACAGTAAGTCAGCGTTTGGGCCCCAGCCGATGGGAAGGATTGAGGCATTCTGCCCCGACTTCCACATACAATGCATTCTGGAGACACGTATGAAAGCAGAACATGCAGAAGCTGACGGGCACGTGGGGGTGTTTCTGCTCCACCTTGCTGTCCAGCCAAGCTGCCTGTCGACAGCAACACCTCGGAGGCCTCATCCCCCGACCATGTCTGTGTTCACCACTCACCCCATTGGCCTGTTTCAGGAACCAGGCAGCAGCCTttgaaggggagggaggcaaggcagagcaaagaaaatgaaaatgccattTTTATGTGTCCATTTATTAAACAAGAACTCCTTCATGACAATTTAATACAATATTTATTAGCGATTAGTGTTGAGAAAATTATTTCCCTCTACATACAAAAATACAGGTTCAAACACTATGAAAACAATCAGGACAAGTACTGTGAAAAATTGGTCCTTCAAAAGAAATAATGGGGGGAAACTGAGGGCAATGTGAAGTTCTGTCTGTTGTCAGGGACAAACCAACAGAAGCAAAGGCTTTGGGGCCCCAAACCACTCCAAATGGATAAACCAAAGAACTGGTCAGAGCCAGGTGGTACCCCACCCCAGACATGTGTGATGGCCTCAGAAGCCAGGGTGGGAGCTCTGACCCACCAACAGCATAAACCAGTTTGCCAAAAGGGCATTGCCTCAGAACACCCCACAG
This region of Camelus ferus isolate YT-003-E chromosome 9, BCGSAC_Cfer_1.0, whole genome shotgun sequence genomic DNA includes:
- the CMTM3 gene encoding CKLF-like MARVEL transmembrane domain-containing protein 3, with translation MWPPNPEPAPDPEPARHSEPRAALPGLLALLPARAFLCSLKGRLLLAETGLSFITFICYVASSASAFLMAPLLEFLLALYFLFADAMQLNDKWQGLFWPMMDFLRCVTAALIYFAISITAVAKYSDGASKAAGVFGFFATIVFAIDFYLIFNDMAKFLKQGDSADETTADKAEEENSDSDSD